Proteins found in one Magnetococcales bacterium genomic segment:
- the thiC gene encoding phosphomethylpyrimidine synthase ThiC, translated as MSAFRTDWVKGRTGNVTQMHYARQGVITPEMQHVAQAERLTAETVLEEVARGRMVIPANINHPELHPLGIGIAARCKINANIGNSQISSSIEEELEKLHLSVRFGADTVMDLSTGRSIPQIRERILRNAPVPIGTVPIYEVIERMPDVRHLTADMMLDVIEEQARQGVDYMTVHCGVVMEVLPLIESRITKIVSRGGALMAQWMLHHERENPLFVHFDRLLEICKRHDVTLSLGDGLRPGSLHDASDAAQFTELRILGELTLRAWEQDVQVMIEGPGHVPMDQIEMNMEKERQLCHEAPFYVLGPLVTDIAAGYDHIASAIGGAIAAWKGASMLCYVTPKEHLGLPNAEDVRNGIIAYKIAAHAADIARHRPGVRDRDDEMSRARYRFDWNRQFELALDSDRAREYHDQTLPETAHRNAEFCSMCGPRFCAYRLSRDVTEKYRGVAEKFLPGFCPESTVANAPMDPA; from the coding sequence ATGTCAGCTTTTCGTACCGACTGGGTCAAGGGACGCACGGGTAACGTTACCCAGATGCACTATGCACGGCAAGGGGTGATCACGCCCGAAATGCAACACGTCGCACAGGCCGAGCGATTGACCGCGGAAACGGTCCTGGAGGAGGTGGCGCGCGGACGGATGGTCATTCCCGCCAACATCAACCATCCGGAACTGCACCCCCTGGGAATCGGCATCGCCGCCAGATGCAAAATCAACGCTAATATTGGAAATTCGCAGATTTCATCGAGCATCGAGGAGGAACTGGAAAAATTGCACCTTTCCGTCCGCTTCGGTGCCGACACGGTCATGGATCTTTCGACCGGTCGATCCATTCCCCAGATTCGCGAACGTATTCTGCGCAACGCCCCCGTTCCCATCGGCACCGTTCCCATCTACGAAGTGATCGAACGGATGCCCGACGTCCGCCACCTGACCGCCGACATGATGCTCGATGTCATCGAGGAACAGGCGCGGCAGGGGGTGGATTACATGACGGTCCACTGCGGCGTGGTCATGGAGGTGTTGCCATTGATCGAAAGCCGCATCACCAAGATCGTTTCCCGGGGGGGCGCCCTGATGGCCCAGTGGATGCTCCACCATGAACGGGAAAATCCCCTTTTTGTCCATTTCGACCGTTTGCTGGAAATCTGCAAACGACATGATGTCACCCTTTCACTGGGAGACGGTCTGCGCCCCGGGTCGCTCCACGATGCCTCCGACGCTGCCCAGTTCACCGAGCTGCGCATCCTCGGTGAACTGACGCTCCGGGCCTGGGAACAGGATGTCCAGGTGATGATCGAAGGCCCCGGTCATGTTCCGATGGATCAGATCGAAATGAACATGGAGAAGGAACGGCAATTGTGCCATGAAGCCCCATTTTACGTCCTTGGTCCCCTGGTGACCGACATTGCCGCCGGCTATGACCACATCGCCTCGGCGATCGGCGGAGCCATTGCCGCCTGGAAAGGGGCATCGATGTTGTGCTATGTCACCCCCAAGGAACACCTTGGGCTTCCCAACGCCGAGGATGTCCGCAACGGCATCATCGCCTACAAGATCGCCGCCCACGCCGCCGACATCGCCCGCCACCGTCCCGGCGTCCGCGACCGGGATGACGAAATGAGCCGCGCCCGGTACCGGTTCGATTGGAACCGGCAGTTCGAACTTGCCCTCGATTCCGACAGGGCACGCGAATACCATGATCAAACCCTCCCCGAGACGGCCCACAGAAACGCCGAGTTCTGCTCGATGTGCGGTCCCAGGTTCTGTGCCTACCGGTTGTCGCGGGATGTGACCGAAAAATATCGTGGCGTGGCGGAAAAGTTTCTGCCCGGATTTTGTCCCGAATCCACGGTCGCCAACGCACCCATGGACCCTGCCTGA